Proteins found in one Pongo pygmaeus isolate AG05252 chromosome 8, NHGRI_mPonPyg2-v2.0_pri, whole genome shotgun sequence genomic segment:
- the CASP7 gene encoding caspase-7 isoform X2 — protein sequence MADDQGCVEEQGLGDSANEDSVDAKPDRSSFVPFLFSMKKKNVSMQSIKTTRDRVPTYQYNMNFEKLGKCIIINNKNFDKVTGMGVRNGTDKDAEALFKCFRSLGFDVIVYNDCSCAKMQDLLKKASEEDHTNAACFACILLSHGEENLIYGKDGVTPIKDLTAHFRGDRCKTLLEKPKLFFIQACRGTELDDGIQADSGPINDTDANPRYKIPVEADFLFAYSTVPGYYSWRSPGRGSWFVQALCSILEEHGKDLEIMQILTRVNDRVARHFESQSDDPRFHEKKQIPCVVSMLTKELYFSQ from the exons ATGGCAGACGATCAGGGCTGTGTTGAAGAGCAGGGGCTTGGGGATTCAGCAAATGAAGATTCAGTGGATGCTAAGCCAGACCGGTCCTCGTTTGTACCGTTCCTCTTCAG tatgaagaagaaaaatgtctCCATGCAATCCATCAAGACCACCCGGGACCGAGTGCCTACATATCAGTACAACATGAATTTTGAAAAGCTGGGCAAATGCATCATAATAAACAACAAGAACTTTGATAAAGTGACAG GTATGGGCGTTCGAAACGGAACAGACAAAGATGCCGAGGCGCTCTTCAAGTGCTTCCGAAGCCTGGGTTTTGACGTGATTGTCTATAATGACTGCTCTTGTGCCAAGATGCAAGATCTGCTTAAAAAAG CTTCTGAGGAGGACCATACAAATGCCGCCTGCTTCGCCTGCATCCTCTTAAGCCATggagaagaaaatttaatttatggGAAAGATGGTGTCACACCAATAAAGGATTTGACAGCCCATTTTAGGGGGGATAGATGCAAAACCCTTTTAGAGAAACCCAAACTCTTCTTCATTCAG GCTTGCCGAGGGACTGAGCTCGATGATGGCATCCAGGCCGACTCGGGGCCCATCAATGACACAGATGCTAATCCTCGATACAAGATTCCAGTGGAAGCTGACTTCCTCTTCGCCTATTCCACGGTTCCAG GATACTACTCGTGGAGGAGCCCAGGAAGAGGCTCCTGGTTTGTGCAAGCCCTCTGCTCCATCCTGGAGGAGCACGGAAAAGACCTGGAGATCATGCAGATCCTCACCAGGGTGAATGACAGAGTTGCCAGGCACTTTGAGTCTCAGTCTGATGACCCACGCTTCCATGAGAAGAAGCAGATCCCCTGTGTGGTCTCCATGCTCACCAAGGAACTCTACTTCAGTCAATAG